A genome region from Actinomycetota bacterium includes the following:
- a CDS encoding archease has protein sequence MAYRILEHTADIGIEATAPDIPSLFSEAVRATASVVLDGEPPPAFDRVAVSGEAGDLAALLADVLQEALWRFEAQGWLPVDAELEVSGTTAAGTFGVVNNVTVGGPAIKAVTYHQLLVERTGEGWRAQVYFDV, from the coding sequence GTGGCCTACCGGATCCTCGAGCACACCGCCGACATCGGTATAGAAGCGACCGCCCCCGACATCCCGAGCCTCTTCTCCGAAGCCGTCCGGGCAACCGCTTCGGTCGTCCTCGACGGAGAGCCGCCACCGGCCTTCGATCGCGTCGCGGTGTCGGGGGAGGCCGGCGACCTCGCCGCGCTGCTCGCCGATGTGCTGCAGGAAGCCCTGTGGCGTTTCGAGGCGCAGGGCTGGCTACCGGTCGACGCTGAGCTCGAAGTGTCGGGAACGACCGCCGCGGGAACGTTTGGTGTCGTGAACAACGTTACGGTCGGCGGACCGGCGATCAAAGCCGTTACCTACCACCAGCTGCTCGTCGAGCGGACCGGCGAGGGCTGGCGCG